The proteins below are encoded in one region of Peromyscus eremicus chromosome 10, PerEre_H2_v1, whole genome shotgun sequence:
- the LOC131920651 gene encoding LOW QUALITY PROTEIN: isocitrate dehydrogenase [NAD] subunit alpha, mitochondrial-like (The sequence of the model RefSeq protein was modified relative to this genomic sequence to represent the inferred CDS: inserted 2 bases in 1 codon; substituted 1 base at 1 genomic stop codon), whose protein sequence is MAGSVWVSKVSRLLGAFHNTKQVQTVTLIPGDGIGPEISASVMKIFDAAKALIQWEERNVTAIQGPGGKWMIPPEAKESMDKNKMGLKGPLKTPIAAGHPSMNLLLRKTFDLYANVRPCISIEGYKTPYTDVNIVAIRENTEGEYSGIQHVIVDGIVQXIKLIMEEASKRIAEFAFXYARNNHRSNVTAVHKANIMRMSDGLFLQKCREVAENCKDIKFNEMYLDTVCLNMVQDPSQFDVLVMPNLYGDILSDLCAGLIGGLGVTPSGNIGANGVAIFESVHGTAPDIAGKDMANPTALLLSAVMMLRHMGLFDHAAKIEAACFATIKDGKSLTKDLGGNAKCSDFTEEICGRVKDLD, encoded by the exons ATGGCTGGGTCCGTGTGGGTGTCCAAGGTCTCTCGGCTACTGGGTGCATTCCACAATACAAAACAGGTTCAGACAGTAACTTTAATTCCAGGAGATGGAATTGGCCCAGAAATCTCGGCCTCAGTTATGAAGATTTTTGATGCTGCAAAAGCCCTTATTCAGTGGGAGGAGCGGAATGTCACTGCCATTCAAGGACCAGGAGGGAAGTGGATGATCCCTCCAGAAGCCAAAGAATCCATGGATAAGAACAAGATGGGCTTGAAAGGCCCACTCAAGACCCCAATAGCAGCTGGCCATCCGTCTATGAACCTATTGCTCCGTAAGACATTTGACCTTTATGCCAATGTCCGGCCATGCATCTCAATCGAAGGTTATAAAACCCCTTACACGGATGTAAATATTGTCGCCATCCGAGAGAACACGGAAGGAGAATACAGTGGAATTCAGCATGTGATTGTTGATGGAATTGTACA GATCAAGCTCATCATGGAAGAGGCAAGCAAGCGCATTGCTGAGTTTGCCTTCTAGTATGCTCGGAACAACCACCGCAGCAACGTCACGGCTGTGCACAAAGCCAACATCATGCGGATGTCAGATGGGCTTTTTCTGCAGAAATGCAGGGAAGTTGCAGAGAACTGTAAAGATATTAAGTTTAATGAGATGTACCTTGATACCGTATGTTTAAATATGGTACAAGACCCATCCCAATTTGATGTTCTCGTCATGCCAAATTTATATGGAGACATCCTTAGTGATCTGTGTGCAGGTCTGATTGGAGGTCTTGGTGTGACTCCAAGTGGCAATATTGGAGCCAATGGTGTCGCCATCTTTGAATCGGTTCATGGAACAGCCCCGGACATTGCGGGCAAGGACATGGCCAATCCCACTGCCCTCCTGCTTAGTGCCGTGATGATGCTGCGCCACATGGGACTTTTTGACCATGCAGCCAAAATCGAGGCTGCGTGTTTTGCTACAATTAAGGATGGAAAGAGCTTAACAAAAGACCTGGGAGGCAACGCAAAGTGCTCTGACTTCACAGAAGAAATCTGTGGCCGAGTAAAGGACTTGGATTAG